ACCTTAATTGCTGTATTTATAGCCATGTATTCTGTTATCAAACAAGTTGTAAAAATCACTAACGATCAAAATTCTAAAAATGAATAAACGTATTGTATACGTCGTGTCTTTTATCCTTGTGGTATTAGTCGTTGCTTATAGCATTCAAAACTATGTAACACAAGGAGATCTGCCTTATTCTTTACAAAAGTTGTATCTGTTCCATGGGGTAGCTGTATTAATTGTGTATCTAAGTATAGAGCTTGTTAATAGTAAACTTCCTAATCAGCTAGGATTTGCCTATTTAACCTTAATGTTTGTTAAAATTGGGGTCTTTATTTTGCTTTTTCAATCATCGATCTTTTCTGAGACAAATTTGAGTCTACCCGATCGTTTAGGTTTGGTGATCCCCTTTTTCTTATTTTTAATAATCGAAACAGCTTGTATCGCAAAATTATTAAAAGAGAAGTAAGTGTTTGAATGATAGTTTAATAGTGCTTAATTTGTCTGTGAGAAAAATCTAATTAAAAAAAGTGTTTACCTTTTTAAATTATTACTTACATTTGCACAAAATTTACAGACCATAAATTTATTAGTTACAAAAAGTATGATGTTGGCAAAAAAACCTTTCCATTTTATAGCAATATTAGTTCTGATGTTCGTTTCAGTCTCTTCTTATGGAGATGATACTAAACATGAACCAGGAAATCAAGTGAACACTGCTCACGAAATCAAGGAGTATATAAAGCATCACTTAAAAGATTCTCACGATTTTCATTTTTTCACTGATAATGAGTCTGGAACGCATTTTAGTTTTCCTCTGCCAGTCATTGTTTGGACTAAAGATGGGTTGAAAACATTTATGTCTTCAGCATTTCACCATGATGATAGTGGAAGCGAAATTGTAACTAAAGGAGATACGCGTTTAGTAAAACTACACAGTAAAATATATGAGTTGGATGCAGGAGCTACAACATTAGCTTTTGATGAGAAACATCATCCTACAAATGCACATAAAGTTCTAGATTTTTCAATCACAAAATCTGTGGTTGGAATGTTGTTAACCGGCGTTTTAATGTTATTAGCATTTAGCGCATTAGCAAGAGGGTATAAAAAAGGACATTCAGTACCAAAAGGAATTAGTAGGATATTAGAGCCTTTAGTAATCTATGTTAGAGATGATATTGCAAAGCCAAATATTGGAGAGAAAAAATACCGTAAATTTATGGGGTTTTTGCTAACTGTCTTTTTCTTTATCTGGATCTTAAATTTATTAGGATTAACACCAATAGGATTTAATGTGACAGGTCAGATTGCAGTAACAGCATGTTTAGCTATTTTTACAGCAGTGATATATTTATTTAGTGCAAGTAAAGATTTTTGGAAGCACACATTATGGATGCCAGGGGTACCTGTAATTTTACGTCCAATATTGGCAGTAATAGAGTTAGTAGGTTTTGTTTTAATTAAGCCTTTCTCTTTATTAGTGCGTTTATTTGCAAACATGACAGCAGGTCACTTTGTGGTAATGAGCTTGATAGCATTAATGATTACAATGAAAGAATCATTTGGAGCTGTTGGTTCAACAGGGATGTCTTTAGTGTTAGCATTATTTATCTCGGTTATTGAAATTTTAGTAGCCTTTTTACAAGCGTTTATTTTTACGATGTTATCATCGTTATTTATAGGGATGGCAGTTGAAGAACATGATCATCATTAATAAGAATTTGTTTAATTAATATTTATAAAACCAAATTAGTATGTACAATTTAATTGGAGCAGGATTAATCGTAATCGGTGGAGGAATCGGATTAGGTCAAATTGGAGGAAAAGCAATGGAAGGTATTGCTCGTCAACCTGAAGCAGCTGGAAAAATTCAAACTGCAATGATCATTATCGGAGCCTTATTAGAAGGTTTAGCATTCGGTGCGTTAATCTTAGGAGCATAATCCTAAAACAAAAAGAAACAGTGTTCTGCAACGGTTGGTTGCAGAAACTGTTTTTAAATTAAACAAAAAAAGAATTATAGTAATCTATATAGTATGGAAACTTTATTAAATGATTTTTCAGTAGGCTTATTTGTTATGCAAGCCGTTATCTTGATAATATTAATAGTATTAATGAGAAAATTTGCATGGAAACCTATTTTAGACGCTTTACAAACACGTGAAGATGG
This portion of the Olleya sp. Bg11-27 genome encodes:
- the atpB gene encoding F0F1 ATP synthase subunit A, with the protein product MFVSVSSYGDDTKHEPGNQVNTAHEIKEYIKHHLKDSHDFHFFTDNESGTHFSFPLPVIVWTKDGLKTFMSSAFHHDDSGSEIVTKGDTRLVKLHSKIYELDAGATTLAFDEKHHPTNAHKVLDFSITKSVVGMLLTGVLMLLAFSALARGYKKGHSVPKGISRILEPLVIYVRDDIAKPNIGEKKYRKFMGFLLTVFFFIWILNLLGLTPIGFNVTGQIAVTACLAIFTAVIYLFSASKDFWKHTLWMPGVPVILRPILAVIELVGFVLIKPFSLLVRLFANMTAGHFVVMSLIALMITMKESFGAVGSTGMSLVLALFISVIEILVAFLQAFIFTMLSSLFIGMAVEEHDHH
- a CDS encoding DUF6168 family protein, with amino-acid sequence MNKRIVYVVSFILVVLVVAYSIQNYVTQGDLPYSLQKLYLFHGVAVLIVYLSIELVNSKLPNQLGFAYLTLMFVKIGVFILLFQSSIFSETNLSLPDRLGLVIPFFLFLIIETACIAKLLKEK
- the atpE gene encoding ATP synthase F0 subunit C, whose protein sequence is MYNLIGAGLIVIGGGIGLGQIGGKAMEGIARQPEAAGKIQTAMIIIGALLEGLAFGALILGA